Proteins found in one Fundidesulfovibrio terrae genomic segment:
- a CDS encoding aminotransferase class IV codes for MLAAPRPGSGQVLAFYEHRIGAVCKDPALMLMPWDDHLVHRGDGVFETVKWVDGRVYLLDEHLARMGRSGDAIGLKPPCPWDEVREIVLEVGRAAGTSSGLYRMLLGRGPGGFGIDPSECPEPSIYIAAYQYSPKPASFYEKGVTAFRTSIPAKQSYLATIKSIDYLPNVLMKKEAAAKGKDFPVCFDSRGLLAEGATENIALVDESGCITVPKLDNALSGTTLLRALELAQGEIPHCYKSISEEDIYAAKEMLVLGTTAQCISVVEYNGKPVGDGKPGPVSRRLLELLKKDLAENGVKL; via the coding sequence ATGCTGGCCGCGCCCCGCCCGGGTTCCGGGCAGGTGCTGGCCTTCTATGAACACCGCATCGGCGCCGTCTGCAAAGACCCGGCGCTCATGCTCATGCCCTGGGACGACCACCTGGTACACCGGGGCGACGGCGTGTTCGAGACGGTCAAATGGGTGGACGGCCGCGTCTACCTGCTGGATGAACATCTGGCACGCATGGGGCGCTCCGGCGACGCCATCGGGCTCAAACCGCCGTGTCCGTGGGACGAAGTGCGTGAGATCGTGCTGGAAGTCGGCCGCGCGGCCGGGACCTCGTCCGGCCTGTACAGGATGCTTCTGGGGCGCGGCCCGGGCGGATTCGGCATCGACCCGTCCGAGTGCCCCGAGCCGAGCATCTACATCGCCGCGTACCAGTACTCGCCCAAGCCCGCGTCCTTCTACGAGAAGGGCGTCACGGCGTTCCGCACGTCCATCCCGGCCAAGCAGAGCTACCTGGCCACCATCAAGAGCATCGACTACCTGCCCAACGTGCTCATGAAGAAGGAGGCCGCCGCCAAGGGCAAGGACTTCCCGGTGTGCTTCGACTCGCGGGGCCTGCTGGCTGAAGGGGCCACGGAGAACATCGCCCTGGTGGACGAGAGCGGCTGCATCACCGTGCCCAAGCTGGACAACGCGCTCTCGGGCACGACGCTTCTGCGCGCGCTGGAACTGGCCCAGGGCGAGATCCCGCACTGCTACAAATCCATCAGCGAAGAGGACATCTACGCCGCCAAGGAAATGCTGGTGCTTGGCACCACGGCGCAGTGCATCTCGGTGGTGGAGTACAATGGCAAGCCCGTGGGCGACGGCAAACCGGGGCCGGTGAGCAGGCGCCTGCTTGAGCTTCTGAAGAAGGACCTGGCGGAGAACGGCGTGAAGCTGTGA
- a CDS encoding Tim44 domain-containing protein → MKTLLILAAFALARTACDALAADTALAQTGPGFGMLDIVFLAIAGYVVWRIISHVAGRKPGGDEDDKTHDVPPEDRDDQDGGDRRSRTAQAAWEYLTGEKGPDLHPEAEHAPDEPGTFNEREFLRGAKMIYGRIRQSLAMRNLADLRQFAAPDMMREFEQIANDKPDRETLVVMLVEARVTDLKRDGKRTEVEVAYDATISDDPRTNASRRVSEVWRFSRDETVADAKWLLESIEATQ, encoded by the coding sequence ATGAAAACGCTCCTTATCCTGGCCGCGTTCGCGCTCGCCCGGACCGCTTGCGACGCCTTGGCGGCGGATACGGCCCTGGCCCAGACCGGGCCGGGGTTCGGCATGCTGGACATCGTCTTCCTGGCCATCGCCGGATACGTGGTCTGGCGCATCATTTCCCACGTGGCGGGGCGCAAGCCGGGCGGCGACGAGGACGACAAAACCCACGATGTGCCCCCCGAAGACCGCGACGACCAGGACGGCGGCGACCGGCGCAGCCGCACCGCCCAGGCCGCCTGGGAATACCTCACCGGCGAGAAGGGCCCCGACCTCCACCCCGAGGCCGAACACGCCCCGGACGAGCCCGGCACCTTCAACGAACGCGAATTCCTGCGCGGGGCCAAGATGATCTACGGGCGCATCCGCCAGTCGCTGGCCATGCGCAATCTGGCCGACCTGCGCCAGTTCGCCGCCCCGGACATGATGCGCGAGTTCGAGCAGATCGCGAATGATAAGCCCGACCGGGAAACCCTGGTGGTGATGCTTGTCGAGGCCCGCGTGACGGACCTCAAGCGCGACGGCAAACGCACCGAGGTCGAGGTGGCCTACGACGCCACCATAAGCGACGATCCCAGGACCAACGCATCCCGCAGGGTCAGCGAGGTGTGGCGCTTCAGCCGCGACGAGACCGTGGCGGACGCCAAGTGGCTCCTGGAGAGCATTGAAGCGACGCAATAG
- a CDS encoding nitric-oxide reductase large subunit, with amino-acid sequence MLDPSGQVVFTGQDVIEGQQVFLKYALMENGTIWGHGAYLGPDYSAQYLHTLGLAANRLLAKKIFQRDFDTLSAEEKDVVSAESTVLLKENRYDPKKDTLLFTAAEAISFRDQIGLWGDYFSDTVANAGLKKKYISDQGELRALTAFFAWTAWVSIANRPGDDFSYTNNFPYEPMLGNKPTSAAVLWSGLSLITLLAGTAIVLFSFGKFNYLGWKGTGEHIHPHMLPGVASATQRATIKYFVVVALLFLVQVMLGGATAHFRAEPGSFYGFDLAAVFPSTILRTWHLQSAIFWIATAFVAGGLLLAQALGEGEPKGQTIGIHALFWALVVVVAGSFLGELLGINQMLGAMWFWFGHQGWEYLELGRFWQVLLAIGLIGWVVMLLRAVQPALQDPERREVSSLFLLAALAIPVFYLPAFFFGSTTNFTVADNWRFWIIHLWVEGFFELFVTVMVSVIFFRMGLVSRLTATRVIYLDAILFLGSGIVGTGHHWYWTGQTNLNMALSALFSAMEVVPLTLLTLDAWDFVKLTHSECAVCGKRVDIPHRWAFFFLMAVGFWNFVGAGIFGFLINLPIVSYFEVGTILTPNHGHAALMGVFGMEAMALMVLAFRQVLDDEQWKRPEKFVRISFWGLNVGLALMLAGSLFPGGVMQLYDVLQNGYWHARGLDYLNQDLVRMIEWARMPGDVVFIAFGAVPMAVAAVLTYLEMKRGKPMAA; translated from the coding sequence GTGCTCGATCCGTCCGGGCAGGTGGTCTTCACCGGCCAGGACGTGATCGAAGGGCAGCAGGTGTTCCTGAAGTATGCGCTCATGGAGAACGGGACGATCTGGGGGCACGGGGCCTACCTGGGGCCGGACTACTCGGCCCAGTACCTGCACACCCTGGGGCTTGCGGCCAACCGGTTGCTGGCGAAAAAGATATTCCAGCGCGACTTCGACACGCTTTCGGCCGAAGAAAAGGACGTCGTCTCGGCTGAATCCACCGTGCTTCTGAAAGAGAACCGCTACGACCCGAAGAAGGACACCCTCCTCTTCACCGCCGCGGAAGCGATCTCCTTCCGTGACCAGATCGGCCTCTGGGGCGATTATTTCTCAGACACCGTGGCCAACGCCGGGCTCAAGAAGAAATACATAAGCGACCAGGGCGAGCTGCGCGCCCTGACCGCCTTCTTCGCCTGGACGGCCTGGGTGAGCATCGCCAACCGCCCCGGCGACGACTTCTCCTACACAAACAACTTCCCCTACGAGCCCATGCTCGGCAACAAGCCTACCAGCGCGGCCGTTCTCTGGAGCGGCCTCTCCCTGATCACCCTTCTGGCGGGCACGGCCATCGTGCTGTTCTCGTTCGGAAAGTTCAACTATCTCGGCTGGAAGGGCACCGGCGAGCACATCCACCCGCACATGCTCCCAGGCGTGGCCAGCGCCACCCAGCGGGCGACCATCAAATACTTCGTGGTGGTGGCCCTGCTCTTCCTGGTCCAGGTGATGCTGGGCGGCGCCACCGCCCACTTCCGCGCCGAACCCGGCAGCTTCTACGGGTTCGATCTGGCGGCCGTATTCCCGAGCACCATCCTGCGCACCTGGCACCTGCAGTCGGCCATCTTCTGGATCGCCACCGCCTTCGTAGCCGGCGGCCTGCTGCTGGCGCAGGCGTTGGGCGAGGGGGAGCCAAAAGGGCAGACCATCGGCATACACGCGCTCTTCTGGGCGCTGGTGGTCGTGGTGGCGGGCAGCTTCCTGGGCGAACTCCTGGGCATCAACCAGATGCTCGGGGCCATGTGGTTCTGGTTCGGCCACCAGGGCTGGGAATACCTGGAACTCGGACGCTTCTGGCAGGTGCTCCTGGCCATCGGCCTCATCGGCTGGGTGGTGATGCTGCTGCGCGCCGTGCAACCGGCCCTGCAGGACCCGGAGCGCCGCGAAGTCAGCTCGCTCTTTTTGCTGGCGGCCCTGGCCATCCCGGTGTTCTACCTGCCCGCCTTCTTCTTCGGCAGCACCACCAACTTCACCGTGGCCGACAACTGGCGCTTCTGGATCATCCACCTCTGGGTGGAGGGCTTCTTTGAGCTCTTCGTGACCGTGATGGTGTCCGTGATCTTCTTCCGGATGGGCCTGGTGTCACGGCTCACCGCCACGCGGGTCATCTATCTGGACGCCATCCTCTTCCTGGGTAGCGGCATCGTGGGCACAGGCCACCATTGGTACTGGACCGGCCAGACCAACCTGAACATGGCCCTGTCCGCCCTGTTCTCGGCCATGGAGGTGGTGCCGCTGACGCTTCTGACCCTGGACGCCTGGGATTTCGTCAAGCTCACGCACTCGGAGTGCGCAGTGTGCGGCAAGCGGGTGGACATCCCGCACAGGTGGGCGTTCTTTTTCCTGATGGCCGTGGGGTTCTGGAACTTCGTCGGTGCGGGGATTTTCGGGTTCCTGATCAACCTGCCCATCGTGAGCTACTTCGAGGTGGGCACGATCCTGACGCCCAACCACGGCCACGCAGCGCTCATGGGGGTGTTCGGCATGGAGGCCATGGCGCTCATGGTGCTGGCCTTCCGGCAGGTGCTCGACGACGAACAGTGGAAGCGGCCGGAGAAATTCGTGCGGATATCCTTCTGGGGGCTGAACGTCGGGCTGGCCCTGATGCTGGCCGGGAGTTTGTTCCCCGGCGGAGTCATGCAGCTCTATGACGTGCTGCAAAACGGATACTGGCACGCGCGCGGGCTGGATTACCTGAACCAGGACCTGGTTCGGATGATCGAATGGGCCCGCATGCCCGGCGACGTGGTGTTCATCGCCTTCGGCGCTGTTCCCATGGCGGTGGCCGCAGTGCTGACGTATCTGGAGATGAAGCGGGGCAAGCCCATGGCGGCCTAA
- a CDS encoding ABC-F family ATP-binding cassette domain-containing protein has protein sequence MSKITIQNLSKSLGGRDLLANFSLEAVAGTRLAVVGPNGCGKSTFLRLLAGEAEPDSGRVILPAGARLGYVAQELASSDLEEPLLAWVMSALPSWKEFWREWEHANLAHDEHALTELTARQAEMEHSLGYNPEHRAKAILSGLGFTEDAWPGPVKLLSGGWRERAKLARVLVAGADVLLLDEPTNHLDLEAVEWLEEYLLCFPGVLVFVAHDRIFLDRVGTQVLFLGGDKPLVRPGSFSDFVEWRAQTQQQVQAQAAQLAGAIGRQMAFVNRFGAKATKARQAQSKLKAVDKLQKELAQVAANIERKQKVLDFKLPTPARADKNILSAADLEFSFPGGKSLWPKLTFNLYRGQKVALAGPNGAGKTTLLKCITGELKPSGGSVKMGSMVRMGYFSQHQTEILRPNETVMSEIRRLSDPKSSTEELCSVLGLFMLGENYFERFVRDLSGGEKSRLVLASLFLARANFLVLDEPTNHLDLETREALVNALSDYEGTILFVAHDRYLLSEAAEVIWTVGPDGLSEFLGGYEAYERHLKDQAKAACGMSSTPKVKAETRESRQAEKRRQAEERNAISRELKPKKDRYATLEAELEDVLTRQTGVEQVMADPATYADAAKFSELSKEYHVLKEKSDELVLELAALEEDIAALEARREAV, from the coding sequence ATGTCAAAAATCACCATTCAGAATCTTTCCAAGTCGTTGGGCGGCCGCGACCTCCTTGCCAATTTCAGCCTCGAGGCGGTGGCAGGGACACGCCTTGCCGTAGTTGGCCCAAATGGCTGCGGCAAATCCACCTTCTTGCGCCTGTTGGCGGGAGAGGCCGAGCCGGATTCCGGCCGCGTCATCCTGCCCGCCGGGGCGCGCCTGGGCTACGTGGCCCAGGAGCTGGCCTCCTCCGACCTGGAGGAACCGCTCCTGGCCTGGGTCATGAGCGCGCTTCCCTCCTGGAAGGAGTTCTGGCGCGAGTGGGAACACGCCAACCTGGCCCACGACGAGCACGCCCTCACGGAGCTCACGGCCCGCCAGGCCGAGATGGAGCACTCCCTCGGCTACAACCCGGAACACCGGGCAAAGGCCATCCTCTCGGGCCTTGGGTTCACCGAGGATGCCTGGCCGGGTCCGGTGAAGCTCCTCTCCGGCGGCTGGCGGGAGCGGGCCAAGCTCGCCCGCGTCCTGGTGGCCGGTGCCGACGTGCTGCTTTTGGACGAACCCACCAACCACCTGGACCTGGAAGCGGTCGAGTGGCTGGAGGAATACCTCCTGTGCTTCCCGGGAGTGCTGGTGTTCGTGGCCCACGACCGCATCTTCCTGGACCGCGTGGGCACGCAGGTGCTGTTTTTGGGCGGCGACAAGCCGTTGGTCAGGCCCGGCAGCTTCAGCGACTTCGTCGAGTGGCGCGCCCAGACCCAGCAGCAGGTGCAGGCCCAGGCCGCGCAGCTGGCCGGGGCCATCGGCCGCCAGATGGCCTTCGTGAACCGCTTCGGGGCCAAGGCCACCAAGGCGCGCCAGGCCCAGAGCAAATTGAAGGCCGTGGACAAGCTCCAGAAAGAGCTTGCCCAAGTCGCCGCCAACATCGAGCGCAAGCAGAAGGTGCTGGACTTCAAGCTGCCCACGCCCGCCCGCGCCGACAAGAACATCCTCTCCGCGGCGGACCTTGAGTTCTCCTTCCCCGGCGGCAAATCGCTCTGGCCCAAGCTCACCTTCAATCTCTACCGGGGACAGAAGGTGGCCCTGGCCGGTCCCAACGGCGCGGGCAAGACCACTCTTCTCAAGTGCATCACCGGCGAGCTCAAGCCCTCGGGCGGATCGGTGAAGATGGGCTCCATGGTGCGCATGGGCTATTTCAGCCAGCATCAGACCGAGATTCTCAGGCCCAACGAGACCGTCATGTCCGAGATACGCCGCCTCTCGGACCCCAAGTCCTCCACCGAGGAGCTGTGCTCGGTGCTGGGGCTCTTCATGCTGGGGGAAAACTATTTCGAGCGCTTCGTGCGCGACCTCTCCGGCGGCGAGAAGTCACGGCTGGTGCTGGCCAGCCTCTTCCTGGCCCGGGCCAACTTCCTGGTGCTGGACGAACCCACCAACCATCTGGACCTGGAGACCCGCGAGGCTCTGGTCAACGCCCTCTCCGACTATGAGGGCACCATCCTCTTCGTGGCCCACGACCGCTACCTGCTCTCCGAGGCGGCCGAGGTGATCTGGACCGTGGGACCGGACGGCCTGTCGGAGTTCCTGGGCGGCTACGAAGCCTACGAGCGCCACCTGAAGGACCAGGCCAAGGCCGCGTGCGGGATGTCCTCCACGCCCAAGGTCAAGGCCGAAACCCGCGAGAGCAGGCAGGCCGAGAAGCGCCGCCAGGCCGAGGAGCGAAACGCCATCAGCCGCGAGCTCAAGCCCAAGAAGGACCGCTACGCCACGCTCGAGGCCGAGCTGGAGGATGTGCTCACCCGCCAGACCGGAGTGGAGCAGGTCATGGCCGACCCGGCCACCTATGCCGATGCCGCCAAGTTCTCCGAGCTCTCCAAGGAGTACCACGTCCTCAAGGAAAAGAGCGACGAGCTGGTGCTGGAACTGGCGGCCCTGGAAGAGGACATCGCCGCCCTGGAAGCCCGACGGGAGGCGGTGTGA
- a CDS encoding response regulator codes for MKALVVEDDFASRKLLQKILAPYGEVDIAVNGVEAIDAFSRALDENAPYELICMDIMMPEMDGQAALKRIREIERSKDIPPVQEAKVIMTTALDDPKNVVEAYYKGGATSYVPKPIDKQMLLHLLKNLSLIS; via the coding sequence AGCGCTCGTGGTTGAAGACGATTTCGCCAGCAGGAAACTCCTGCAGAAAATCCTGGCCCCATACGGAGAGGTGGATATCGCGGTCAACGGTGTGGAGGCCATCGACGCCTTTTCCAGGGCGCTGGACGAAAACGCCCCCTACGAGCTGATCTGCATGGACATCATGATGCCGGAGATGGACGGCCAGGCCGCGCTCAAACGCATCCGGGAAATCGAGCGGTCAAAGGACATCCCCCCGGTCCAGGAAGCCAAGGTCATCATGACCACCGCCCTGGACGACCCCAAGAACGTCGTGGAAGCCTACTACAAGGGCGGGGCCACGTCCTACGTACCCAAACCCATCGACAAGCAGATGCTCCTGCACCTGCTCAAGAACCTGAGCCTGATCTCCTGA
- a CDS encoding (deoxy)nucleoside triphosphate pyrophosphohydrolase: protein MIHVVAGIIWSDGRYLGVKRPEGKSHAGLWEFPGGKVEPGEDAPRAMVRELREELDIEVSSVEFWREKIHEYPGFTVRLSFFHIRDFKGVPRPMEGQGLRWVTPAEAEHLPFLEADRDIVTELLAHPRA from the coding sequence ATGATCCACGTGGTGGCGGGCATCATCTGGAGCGACGGGCGCTATCTCGGCGTTAAGCGTCCCGAGGGCAAGTCCCACGCGGGCCTGTGGGAATTCCCCGGCGGCAAGGTGGAGCCCGGCGAGGACGCTCCCCGCGCCATGGTCCGCGAGCTGCGCGAGGAGCTGGACATCGAGGTTTCGTCCGTGGAGTTCTGGCGGGAAAAAATTCACGAGTACCCCGGCTTCACCGTACGCTTGTCTTTTTTTCATATCCGTGATTTCAAAGGGGTTCCCCGTCCCATGGAAGGCCAGGGGCTTCGCTGGGTGACACCGGCCGAAGCCGAGCACCTGCCTTTTCTCGAAGCGGACCGGGACATCGTCACGGAGCTGTTGGCGCACCCCCGCGCATAA
- the metF gene encoding methylenetetrahydrofolate reductase [NAD(P)H] produces MRISDLLAQGKRFISLEFFPPKDKEAWPAFFYEVGKLSILDPLFVSVTYGAGGSTQANTLELVSRFSRDFGLNPMAHLTCVGASEEYLRSFLDGLKAAGVDNVLALRGDPPQGQADFKPENAAFQHASDLAGFIHKAYPELCIGVAGYPEKHPQAESLEQDIDYLKLKVEKGGKFAITQLFFDNDHYFRFVERCRAKGIDVPILPGVLPILNLASIKRILSLCGATLPADYLARLEAANDQGGADAVRELGVAYAREQCRDLIARGAPGVHLYTLNKAQACLDIVRGLKFD; encoded by the coding sequence TTGCGTATCAGCGATCTTCTGGCCCAGGGAAAGCGTTTCATCTCCCTGGAGTTCTTTCCTCCCAAGGACAAGGAAGCCTGGCCCGCCTTCTTCTACGAGGTCGGCAAGCTCTCCATTCTCGACCCGCTGTTCGTGTCCGTGACCTACGGCGCGGGCGGCTCCACCCAGGCCAACACCCTGGAGCTGGTGTCGCGCTTCTCTCGCGACTTCGGCCTGAACCCCATGGCCCACCTCACCTGCGTGGGAGCCTCGGAGGAGTATCTGCGCTCCTTCCTGGACGGGCTCAAAGCCGCCGGGGTGGATAACGTCCTGGCGCTTCGCGGCGACCCGCCCCAGGGACAAGCCGACTTCAAGCCCGAGAACGCCGCCTTCCAGCACGCCTCGGACCTGGCCGGGTTCATCCACAAGGCCTACCCCGAGCTGTGCATCGGCGTGGCCGGATACCCCGAGAAGCACCCCCAGGCCGAAAGCCTGGAGCAGGACATCGACTATCTCAAGCTCAAGGTCGAGAAGGGCGGCAAGTTCGCCATCACCCAGCTCTTCTTCGACAACGACCATTATTTCCGTTTCGTGGAGAGGTGCCGGGCCAAGGGAATCGACGTGCCCATCCTACCGGGCGTGCTGCCGATTCTGAACTTGGCCTCCATCAAACGCATCCTCTCCCTGTGCGGGGCCACACTTCCGGCGGACTACCTCGCCCGCCTGGAGGCCGCCAACGACCAAGGCGGGGCCGACGCAGTTCGGGAGCTGGGCGTGGCATACGCCCGCGAGCAGTGCCGGGACCTTATCGCGCGCGGAGCGCCGGGCGTGCACCTCTATACGCTCAACAAGGCCCAGGCCTGCCTCGATATCGTGAGGGGTTTGAAATTCGACTAG
- a CDS encoding family 16 glycoside hydrolase has product MLPKLDPNPNVFLNVQQTEFSFDVLGRWICSTWPEVSNNGGDPFDIVVIGAGMFGGYIADKLYRRAENLGLRVLVLDAGSFLLPAHTQNLPRLGLNAPTEQVVASNAQDPGPQNLVWGHPWHSSQAFPGLAYCPGGRSLFWGGWSPRLTSADLGARPAGEASWPADVATYLSANYAAVETEMGVQPTTDYISGDLFNKLKAQFQTVLGSGQSLEEAPLAVQGQAPESGLFPFDKYSSAFLLFDAIREDIGKRWRNNIDAWRRLMLLPHTQVIGLKTVGNRVTELELRVGGVQQFLRAPLLSPDCTVILANGTIEATRLALDSLAPPAMIGGRMGSNLMAHLRSDISARIRRTAIPGLPALATALETAALLVRGATTDGHEYHMQVTASAGVASDVNLFTSVPDLDLLDAIKANQDPAWIPITLRAIGQMIGHPGAQPGDAKKSWIDLAWQNDPATNRPRAWVNLDPSDADNAAWTEMEKAAQDLLNAMAPNPADIQNLKTNRNNIGTTHHEAGTLWMGLPGQSVTDSSGKFHHLANTYVAGPALFPVIGSANPSLTATTLARKTADAIVTGYTPAPSPAFKPLFTGSRQGWQMAGGGDFLTLFGTILEARPNGLGLLWYTREVFRNFVLKVDWLSFNPTTSVPGGRADNSGVLIRFPALNASDPANDWMLASNKGYEIQIDDMGFKPDPINPNVGTNFDPLHQTGAIYALAPSSTLASKSAGQWNTFEIEATAAAIKVTLNGQLVTNYAIPANDGRNREGHIGLQCHSGNVQFQNVMIRTLP; this is encoded by the coding sequence ATGCTGCCCAAGCTTGACCCAAATCCGAACGTCTTTCTCAATGTCCAGCAAACCGAGTTTTCCTTCGACGTCCTCGGGCGGTGGATATGCAGCACCTGGCCCGAGGTGAGCAACAATGGCGGTGATCCGTTCGACATCGTGGTCATCGGGGCGGGCATGTTCGGCGGGTACATCGCCGACAAGCTGTACCGCCGCGCCGAGAACCTAGGCCTGCGCGTGCTGGTGCTCGACGCCGGATCATTTCTGCTTCCAGCCCACACCCAGAACCTTCCCCGCCTGGGGCTGAACGCCCCCACCGAGCAGGTCGTGGCCTCCAACGCGCAAGACCCCGGGCCGCAAAACCTGGTGTGGGGGCACCCCTGGCACAGCAGCCAAGCCTTTCCCGGATTGGCCTATTGCCCGGGCGGACGATCGCTCTTCTGGGGTGGATGGTCGCCGCGCCTGACCAGCGCGGACCTCGGCGCGCGGCCTGCGGGCGAGGCCTCCTGGCCGGCGGATGTCGCCACCTACCTGAGCGCCAACTATGCGGCGGTGGAAACGGAGATGGGGGTGCAGCCGACCACCGACTATATTTCCGGGGACCTCTTCAACAAATTGAAGGCCCAGTTCCAGACCGTGCTCGGTTCTGGCCAGTCGCTCGAGGAAGCGCCTCTGGCCGTGCAGGGCCAGGCCCCGGAATCCGGGCTGTTCCCGTTCGACAAGTACAGCAGCGCGTTCCTGCTCTTCGATGCCATCAGGGAAGACATCGGGAAGCGCTGGCGCAACAACATCGACGCCTGGCGACGATTGATGCTGTTGCCGCACACGCAGGTCATCGGCCTGAAAACCGTGGGCAACCGGGTCACCGAACTGGAGCTGCGGGTGGGTGGGGTGCAGCAGTTCCTGCGTGCGCCCCTGCTCTCCCCCGACTGCACGGTGATCCTGGCGAACGGCACCATCGAGGCCACCCGGCTCGCCCTGGACTCCCTGGCGCCTCCGGCGATGATCGGCGGCCGGATGGGGTCGAACCTGATGGCCCACCTGCGCAGCGACATCTCGGCGCGCATCCGACGGACGGCCATCCCGGGCTTGCCGGCCCTCGCCACGGCGCTGGAGACGGCCGCCCTGCTGGTGCGCGGCGCCACCACCGACGGCCACGAATACCACATGCAGGTCACGGCCAGCGCCGGCGTCGCCTCCGACGTCAATCTCTTCACCTCGGTCCCGGACCTGGACCTGTTGGACGCCATCAAGGCCAATCAGGACCCGGCGTGGATTCCCATCACCTTGCGGGCCATCGGGCAGATGATCGGCCACCCCGGCGCGCAGCCCGGAGACGCCAAGAAAAGCTGGATCGACCTGGCCTGGCAGAACGACCCCGCCACCAACCGTCCGCGAGCCTGGGTCAACCTCGATCCCTCGGACGCCGACAACGCGGCCTGGACCGAGATGGAAAAAGCGGCCCAGGATCTTCTCAACGCCATGGCCCCAAACCCGGCGGACATCCAGAACCTGAAAACAAACCGGAACAACATCGGCACGACCCACCACGAGGCCGGCACCCTGTGGATGGGTTTACCCGGACAGTCGGTGACCGACTCCTCCGGGAAATTCCACCATCTGGCCAACACTTACGTGGCCGGCCCGGCGCTGTTTCCGGTCATAGGCTCGGCGAACCCGTCCCTGACCGCGACGACCCTGGCCCGCAAGACCGCCGACGCCATCGTGACCGGCTACACCCCCGCCCCGAGTCCGGCCTTCAAGCCGCTCTTCACCGGCTCCCGCCAGGGCTGGCAGATGGCCGGCGGAGGGGATTTCCTCACCCTCTTCGGCACGATCCTGGAGGCCAGGCCCAACGGCTTGGGGCTGCTCTGGTATACCCGCGAGGTGTTCCGCAACTTCGTGCTGAAGGTGGATTGGCTCTCCTTCAACCCCACCACCAGCGTCCCGGGCGGCCGGGCGGACAACTCGGGCGTGCTGATCCGGTTCCCGGCGCTGAACGCCAGCGACCCCGCGAACGATTGGATGCTGGCCTCCAACAAGGGCTACGAGATCCAGATCGACGACATGGGGTTCAAGCCCGACCCGATCAACCCCAATGTGGGGACGAATTTCGATCCACTGCATCAAACGGGCGCCATCTACGCCCTGGCCCCGTCCTCCACGCTGGCCTCGAAATCGGCCGGACAGTGGAACACCTTCGAGATCGAGGCCACCGCCGCGGCGATCAAGGTCACCCTCAACGGCCAGTTGGTCACCAACTACGCGATCCCGGCCAACGACGGCCGGAATCGGGAAGGGCACATCGGATTGCAGTGCCACTCCGGAAACGTGCAGTTCCAGAACGTCATGATCCGCACATTGCCCTAA
- a CDS encoding aspartate-semialdehyde dehydrogenase: MSKLVVAVAGATGAVGREMLKTLEDRNFPADEVIALASSRSAGTTVPFKGGELTVREMTEDSFKGVNLALFSAGGSTSKKFAPYAVKSGCVVVDNSSAWRMDPKCPLVVPEVNPDDVDWHNGIIANPNCSTIQMVVALKPLHDAFTIKRVVVSTYQAVSGTGQKAITELETQVRQMFNGIDPEVKVYPHQIAFNCLPQIDVFSEGDYTFEEIKMIKETAKIMGDESIKVTATTVRVPVFYGHSESVNLEFEKPVTAKAARAILAQAPGVQVYDNPAEKMYPMPIMAAGEDEVFVGRIRQDDTVESGLNMWIVADNIRKGAALNAVQIAELLMKKGKLKV; encoded by the coding sequence ATGTCCAAGCTCGTCGTTGCCGTTGCCGGAGCCACCGGGGCCGTTGGCCGCGAGATGCTCAAGACCCTTGAAGACCGTAATTTCCCCGCCGACGAGGTGATCGCCCTGGCGTCCTCGCGTTCGGCCGGAACCACCGTCCCGTTCAAGGGCGGCGAGCTCACCGTGCGCGAGATGACCGAAGACAGCTTCAAGGGCGTGAACCTGGCCCTGTTCTCGGCCGGAGGCTCCACCTCCAAGAAGTTCGCCCCCTACGCCGTGAAGAGCGGCTGCGTGGTGGTGGACAACTCCTCGGCCTGGCGCATGGACCCCAAGTGCCCCCTGGTCGTTCCCGAGGTGAACCCCGACGACGTGGACTGGCACAACGGCATCATCGCCAACCCCAACTGCTCCACCATCCAGATGGTCGTTGCCTTGAAGCCCCTGCACGACGCCTTCACCATCAAGCGCGTGGTGGTCTCCACCTACCAGGCCGTGTCCGGCACGGGCCAAAAGGCCATCACCGAGCTCGAGACCCAGGTGCGCCAGATGTTCAACGGCATCGACCCCGAAGTGAAGGTCTATCCGCACCAGATCGCCTTCAACTGCCTGCCCCAGATCGACGTGTTCTCCGAGGGTGATTACACCTTCGAAGAGATCAAGATGATCAAGGAAACGGCCAAGATCATGGGCGACGAGTCCATCAAGGTCACCGCCACCACCGTGCGCGTGCCGGTGTTCTACGGCCACTCCGAGTCGGTGAACCTGGAATTCGAGAAGCCCGTCACGGCCAAGGCGGCCCGGGCCATCCTCGCCCAGGCTCCCGGCGTGCAGGTGTACGACAATCCCGCCGAGAAAATGTACCCCATGCCCATCATGGCCGCGGGCGAGGACGAGGTGTTCGTGGGACGCATCCGCCAGGACGACACCGTGGAGTCGGGCCTGAACATGTGGATCGTGGCCGACAACATCCGCAAGGGCGCGGCGCTGAACGCCGTGCAGATCGCCGAGCTGCTCATGAAGAAGGGCAAACTGAAGGTGTAG